In the Paenibacillus sp. FSL R7-0337 genome, TGCGGGTCAGCCTGGAAGGCGGCATGAACTGGGTGGATACGGCAGAAATCTATGGCGGCGGCAAATCTGAGCAGGCGCTGGCTCATGTGCTGGATCAGCTGAAGAAGGAGGGCAGTCCCCATGCGGCTCCGCTGATTGCGACCAAATGGTGGCCGATGCTGCGGACGGCAGGCTCAATTACCTCTACTATCGGCCAGCGCATCGCCTGTCTGGGCGGTAGAGGGATTGATCTCTATCAGATCCATCAGCCGTTCTCGTTATCCTCCATTGCCAGTGAGATGAAGGCGATGGCAGGATTGGTGAAGGCCGGCAAAATCCGTCATGTCGGAGTGAGCAATTATTCCGCCAAGCAGATGACAGAAGCGCACCGGCTGCTGAAGACCTACGGTCTGTCGCTCGTATCGAATCAGGTCAAATATAATCTGCTTCACCGGAATATCGACCAGAATGGTCTCATGGCGGCTGCTAAGGAGCTGGGAATCTCGATCATCGCGTATTCTCCGCTTGAGCAGGGCATCCTGACCGGCCGCTTCCATAATGATCCTTCACAGGTGGCTGCCGTCTCGCGTTCCCGGCGGATGATGTCCGGCCTGGACGACAAGAGCCTGACCCGCAGTAAGCCGCTAATCACTTCGCTGACTGCGCTGGCTGACAAATACGGGGTTACTCCCGGGCAGATCGCGCTGAACTGGCTGATTCATTATCATGGCGACACTGTAGTTGCCATTCCCGGCGCGTCCAAGGCCCGCCATGCGCGGGAGAATGTCGGTGCCATGAGCTTCCGGTTGGAGCCGGAGGAGCTGGAGCTGCTGAACGAGGCTTCCTGGGCAGCCTTGAAGAAGTAACCTGTAAGGAACCCATAAGTCTGGTGGTGAACACAAATGAATGAGAAGCATTGGCTCGTGGTACAGTATCCCTTGAAGAGCGTCAAGGGAAGCAAGCGTGATGAATGGCTTAGAGACAAAGTAACCGATTACTTGAATCTGTTCCTGGCGGATGCCGAACTTGGTTATGTGGATGGCTTTGATATGGGCAAGAGTATGGCTGACCCGGCCAAATATGTGCTTAATCTATTCTGCGTAGTGACAGATGAAGCCCGCGGAATTGCTCTGGTTAAGAGAGTCTTAAAAGATCACAGGCTCGACTATACTCGCATCACCATCGCCACGATGCCTTTTGAGGGCGGAGGAACGTATATGCTGAAATATGCCTCTAAGAAAGGCGTGACTGATTTTTCGTTGTAGCCATTATTTAGTAGAGCTGATGAATGAATAGAATGATACTCAGCGGCGGACCCGGACTTTGATTTTCAAGTCCGGGTCCGCTATTTCCATTTTTCTGAGATGAAACTGTTTAGGACTGGAAAGAGCAGGTTATATAAGGGATAAGATACTTCGCACTCACGCAAATAAGGTGAAGATTATGGAAGGAGGTTGAACTTCAATGAGTATGAGCGTACATAACCTTATGGCTTTTAATCATCAGTTTTTTAGACCTCAGCCTGTTGTCCATCCCAAAGCGCAGAGACAGGAAGACAAAGTCCAGAGCTTTCAGGAAGTCCTTAACGAGAAGCTAAGCAAATATGGCGACATGAAGAAATAAGCAATGGTGCAGCAGAACTATTTTCCACAGAAGATCTTGCAGCAAATCATAGAGCCTTCAGCAAAAGCAGCAAAAAGGTGCCTCCCGGAACTCGGAAGGCACCTTTTTTGTTGTTTAGGAAAGTATAGTTTTCTCCTTTTGTGGACAAGGTGCGTGTGGATTAGTGGATAAGAGGTGCGGCATATGTCCCAAATGTATGCGGAAAACAGTATACATTCGGTGCTGGGCGAAGGTAATCCTATTCACCTCGAAGCACTTGCTTCATCCTGCTTCCCAGCAGATTAGCGTTTGCTTCGTACGCGCTTTGATTTGCGCAGCTTCGGTTCGGAGCCCGGTGCCTGCCGCATGATCCATCTCAGATAAGCGGCAATCTGCGGGTCGCTCCGCAGGCTGTCCAGTGTCGTAAGGCCAAGAACAACGAGATCGCTGTTGGTATACAGGGCATGAATCTGCCGGTGGCAAGCGTTGCACAGAAGGGCAGTCGGGAGCAGGCTGCCGCCTTTCTTGCGGGGGATCAGATGGTGAACGGTAGTTGCAAGAGGAGAACGGCCGCACAGCTCACACGTGTCCAAGGCCCGGGCAGTCATCTCTTAAGGCCGCACTTCAAAGAATTCACAGCGGCTGCGCGAATAATAGGTTAGATCACTGACCCGCGACTGGATCACAACATCCGAATCGGTGAACCGCACTATAGTAGCGCCGGAATTCACCAGATGGTCATCCTGGAAGACGCGGACGGGTAGCTTGTGGTCAATCGCTTCCTGCAGATCCTGATCAGTGAGTAGTGGTCGGTTGATGGGCATGGGATATAAATCTCCTTTAGATTGGGATAACTGCTGCTTCAGCAATTATATCATTTGATAAATTTTAGTTCGACCTATGAAGGAACTGAATGCTAGTAATATTGCGGTTTTTTTCCAGATTAGTGTTGTTAAGTAAGGGAATTGAAAATATAATATTCGTATGTTTGTTCGTTTCAATACATTAGTTTTGAAGAGTGAAAACGGGAGGGGGACATTCGTGAGTAAGGTCGTATTACTAATTTCAAGTGTCGTTGTAGGTGTGCTTATAATGATATCACCAGGATTTATCACTGGGCATACTTTCGGCTCAACACAATACCAAGGTAGCCTCTATATTGCTGAGTTTGTTGTAAGAAGTTTGGCTTTAATTATTGGATTGATGGTCATATACGATGGAATCAAATCCTTTTTTAAAAAGACAGGAAAATAGATCACAATAACAAAACCCCGGATCGTAATTCCGGGGTTAAATCTATTCACACGCCACTCCGTCACCCTCTCGATCAAGCTTTCTAGAGTATCCAGGCTCTCCAGCATAGATCGGCGCAGCACCGGCTGCTCTCACGGCTGAACAGTTCTTGTAGTAAACCTCTTGAACTGGTTGCGGGGTTGCTTTTGGTTTCTGTTTTTTAGTAGCGGTAGGCTTAGGTGTGGCTGTAGGCTTAGGTGAAGGTTTAACTCTGGCAGTGGGCTGGATAGTAGCTTTAGCCACAACGGTATCATCATATCCTTTATCAGTTGCGTAATCTTTTAAGCTCCATATCCCTAATTTTGCTGCTTGAGCTTTTTTCTGGATTGACCTGAAATGATCAACATTTTTCACATTCGGCTGAAAGACAGCGACTCGTGCAAGACCTTTCTCCAGCAGCAATTCATTTACCATTTTATCATCAACATAGGCGTAAGCAAGGATACGTCCGTACTGGTCACGTTCGGATACATCAAATTCAAGTCTGACTGTATGATCCTTAAGCAACTTTGTTGTAAACGCACTCGCCTCTGGCCCGAAGGGCTGTACAGGTTTTATTTCAGGAGTGTCGATTAGGATGAGCCGCACCTTTTCAGACTTTCCATCTAATTTGACTGTGAAGGTATCACCATCAGTAACTGCGGGACCTTTGCTTCAATGGTTTTTGCATTCATAGACAAGCTGGTAAGTTCAGCATTCTTCTTAGTGGTTTCAGATTTAAGTACATAAGTGTCAAGAACTTCCGTGTGGTCATCAGTCTTATTAGCAGCTTGTTCCAAGGGAGAGGCTTTTGGAATTGCAATCACGAACAAAATAAAAAATATAATAAACATAACAGCAGAATACTTGGTAATTGTTTTTCGATTTCCCCAGCGAACAATGGTCGGCTTAAACATGCCAACGAACCAAAAAATAATTACAGCAAGTGAGGCAAGAAGAAAGTTCATCCCTAAGGCTTCTCTCAAGGACATGCCTGTAAAAATAGCAATTTCTAATAAAGCGATGATTCCGATGGAAATTAGAAGCTTTTTTGATCTAAATATTAAAACCCCCCTTTGTACGTCTACCTTTTAAACTATCGGTAATTTACAAATATTTGTAAATACTGTAATGATAAAAACTCTCCAGTTTTAGAATCGTAAGTATTTCTACCATAAATCAGCAATATGCCTCCTCAAAAAAAACAGTGGCCTACGGTACACTAAATCTTGTAAAAGAAACCTTTGAGAGGGGTACAGAGGAATGAAAAAAACAAAGAACCTGGCGCTGGCGCTGGTCTCCATCATGCTCATGAGCTCACTTGCAGCATGCGGAGGAAGTAACAACGGCGAGAACAAGGCTGCAGAAGGAAATTCGGGTAACAAGGGATCAAGCACAGCAGCACCGGCAGCTGAAGGAGACAAGGCAGAGTCCGTAGAGAAGGTGGAGCTGTCGTTCTGGACGCTGGGCAATGTGAACTACGAAGAGCTGGCTGCTGCCTACACCAAGGAACATCCTAACGTAACCATTAAAATTCAGAATACCGGTGACCAGACGGCCCACCACAACAATCTGACCACAGCACTCTCGGCGGGTTCAGGCGCTCCTGACATTTTCCAGCTTGAGATCGGTTTCATGGAACGCTTCCTGGGAGCCCAGGACAAATTCTATAACCTGAATGACCTCGGAGCCAAAGACATCCAGGCCAACTATCTCGACTGGAAATGGAAGCAGGCTTCCTCCATCGACGGCAGCTTCCAGCTCGGACTTCCGACAGATATCGGCCCGACAGTAGTCTACTACCGTACGGACCTGGCTGAAGCAGCCGGACTGCCAAGCGACCCTGAAGGCTTCGGCGCAGCGATTGATACGTGGGACAAATTCGCCACGGTAGCAAAAGCATTCAAAGACAAGACAGGCAAGTATTTCTCCGACCTGACCGATCTGACGTACAATGCGCTTCGTGACCAGTCGGCGGACGAGATCTATTTCAGCAAAGCAGACGGCAGCTTCATCGGCGATACCAATCCGCAGGTGAAGAAGGCGTATGACTTTACCGTTAAAGGCATTCAAGAAGGCTGGATCAGCAATGTAATGCTCTGGTCGCCTGAATGGGGCCAAGGCATGAACGATGGATCGTTCGCCGTCGTGATGGGCCCGGCCTGGATGGCCGGCAATATCAAGAGCAACGCGCCGGACTCTTCCGGCAAATGGAGAATTGCCCAGCTTCCTGAGGGCGCAGGTAACTGGGGCGGTTCGTTCATCACGCTGCCGAAGGAAGGCAAGCACTCCAAGGAAGCATATGATTTCATCCAGTGGCTCGTGAACAAGGATAACCAGCTGGAATCCTTCAAGACCAAAGGCCTGATGCCTTCTATTCCTGCCCTGTACGAAGATCCTGCTTTCGTAGATTTCAAGGATGACTTCTTCGGCGGACAGCAGACGGCGGTGGAATTCGGCAAAGCGGCTAACCGCGTGAAGCCGGTATACTACGGACCGCTGCATGACCAGACCGATACCTTCTTCAAGAATGCGCTGAAAAACGTGCTGGAGAAGAAAGCCGATCCGGCTAAAGAGTGGGACTCTGCTGTGAAGCAGGCAAAAACTCTTGCAGAACGCGGCTAACCTGTAATTAGCGGGGAACAGGCTTCCCCAAATGTCCGGATTCACGGAGTATTCCCTCTGTGAATCCGGATTTAGATATGAATTCCCTGGAGGTGTGACATGGCAGAGCCCGTAATTACGAGTCCGCATGC is a window encoding:
- a CDS encoding aldo/keto reductase, which produces MDTLASKVQLRPLGRSELSVSPLGLGCWQFSRGSGIVGRYWSNITDEDILDIVRVSLEGGMNWVDTAEIYGGGKSEQALAHVLDQLKKEGSPHAAPLIATKWWPMLRTAGSITSTIGQRIACLGGRGIDLYQIHQPFSLSSIASEMKAMAGLVKAGKIRHVGVSNYSAKQMTEAHRLLKTYGLSLVSNQVKYNLLHRNIDQNGLMAAAKELGISIIAYSPLEQGILTGRFHNDPSQVAAVSRSRRMMSGLDDKSLTRSKPLITSLTALADKYGVTPGQIALNWLIHYHGDTVVAIPGASKARHARENVGAMSFRLEPEELELLNEASWAALKK
- a CDS encoding HNH endonuclease signature motif containing protein; its protein translation is MTARALDTCELCGRSPLATTVHHLIPRKKGGSLLPTALLCNACHRQIHALYTNSDLVVLGLTTLDSLRSDPQIAAYLRWIMRQAPGSEPKLRKSKRVRSKR
- a CDS encoding thermonuclease family protein encodes the protein MRLILIDTPEIKPVQPFGPEASAFTTKLLKDHTVRLEFDVSERDQYGRILAYAYVDDKMVNELLLEKGLARVAVFQPNVKNVDHFRSIQKKAQAAKLGIWSLKDYATDKGYDDTVVAKATIQPTARVKPSPKPTATPKPTATKKQKPKATPQPVQEVYYKNCSAVRAAGAAPIYAGEPGYSRKLDREGDGVACE
- a CDS encoding extracellular solute-binding protein, with the protein product MKKTKNLALALVSIMLMSSLAACGGSNNGENKAAEGNSGNKGSSTAAPAAEGDKAESVEKVELSFWTLGNVNYEELAAAYTKEHPNVTIKIQNTGDQTAHHNNLTTALSAGSGAPDIFQLEIGFMERFLGAQDKFYNLNDLGAKDIQANYLDWKWKQASSIDGSFQLGLPTDIGPTVVYYRTDLAEAAGLPSDPEGFGAAIDTWDKFATVAKAFKDKTGKYFSDLTDLTYNALRDQSADEIYFSKADGSFIGDTNPQVKKAYDFTVKGIQEGWISNVMLWSPEWGQGMNDGSFAVVMGPAWMAGNIKSNAPDSSGKWRIAQLPEGAGNWGGSFITLPKEGKHSKEAYDFIQWLVNKDNQLESFKTKGLMPSIPALYEDPAFVDFKDDFFGGQQTAVEFGKAANRVKPVYYGPLHDQTDTFFKNALKNVLEKKADPAKEWDSAVKQAKTLAERG